One Streptomyces lincolnensis genomic region harbors:
- a CDS encoding CHAT domain-containing protein, with protein sequence MSGEPPRAARWLTGTGTAIRRAAFPALQSAARRESAAVLHLRRPSGPPSGTGSGPGRPYERLEDGCAVLRVVRAVGAGGYDGYQLQGACGDLTVTCRTGPTRLMAPAVSLGMLQEKGEFPSETLRAIQHWSANQGELAEWINRIRQRHGEGLRLIVWDDTGFELPWELFWVPADEQHGLGGGLLGALLVMARWTTVHGEDEGLPRETGPCRGRVLAYLHEDMTDDGSVFSPYDHAVHDTMTPFLQALDLPMPDDRTGLVYMGCHGTYGEVVMRLTLGDRTWAEFNTRDMHVLREDRSLVCLNACHSGRFVPNHVQGEEALRGFAELFLRKGAGGCIVTAGKVGDQEARALVRRLLKEVAARPDLPITETLRDFRARAVHDFGTLAAIPTTRNDDGQVDKVGQKRVLRLLYAFMFHYYGHPRTTLRLVAGEEHSAGGGDPW encoded by the coding sequence GTGAGCGGTGAGCCGCCGCGTGCCGCCCGCTGGCTCACGGGCACCGGCACCGCGATACGGCGGGCCGCGTTCCCCGCGTTGCAGTCGGCCGCCAGGCGAGAATCCGCCGCCGTACTCCACTTACGCCGCCCGTCCGGGCCGCCCTCGGGAACGGGCAGCGGTCCAGGGCGGCCGTACGAGCGCCTGGAGGACGGTTGTGCCGTGCTGCGGGTGGTCCGGGCCGTGGGCGCGGGCGGGTACGACGGGTACCAGCTCCAGGGAGCCTGTGGCGACCTCACGGTCACCTGCCGGACCGGACCGACCCGGCTCATGGCGCCCGCCGTCAGTCTGGGCATGCTCCAGGAGAAGGGCGAGTTCCCGTCCGAGACCCTGCGAGCGATCCAGCACTGGTCGGCGAACCAGGGCGAACTCGCCGAGTGGATCAACCGAATACGCCAACGGCACGGCGAAGGACTGCGCCTCATCGTGTGGGACGACACCGGATTCGAGCTGCCCTGGGAACTGTTCTGGGTGCCCGCCGACGAACAGCACGGATTGGGCGGCGGGTTGCTGGGCGCCCTGCTCGTCATGGCTCGCTGGACCACCGTCCATGGTGAGGACGAGGGGTTGCCGCGCGAGACCGGCCCCTGCCGCGGCCGGGTCCTCGCCTACCTTCACGAGGACATGACCGATGACGGCAGCGTCTTCTCGCCGTACGACCACGCGGTGCACGACACGATGACACCGTTCCTCCAGGCGCTGGACCTTCCCATGCCCGACGATCGCACCGGGCTCGTCTACATGGGGTGTCATGGCACATACGGCGAGGTCGTCATGCGACTGACGCTCGGAGACCGGACGTGGGCAGAGTTCAACACCCGGGACATGCACGTGCTGCGCGAGGACCGCTCGCTGGTCTGCCTCAACGCCTGTCACTCGGGCCGCTTCGTGCCCAACCACGTCCAGGGCGAGGAGGCGCTGCGCGGATTCGCCGAACTCTTCCTGCGCAAAGGCGCGGGTGGCTGCATCGTCACAGCCGGCAAGGTCGGGGACCAGGAGGCGCGGGCGTTGGTGCGCCGCCTCCTCAAGGAGGTCGCGGCCCGCCCCGACCTCCCCATCACCGAGACACTGCGGGACTTCCGTGCGCGCGCGGTCCACGACTTCGGCACACTGGCGGCCATCCCCACGACGCGCAACGATGACGGACAGGTCGACAAAGTCGGACAGAAAAGGGTCCTGCGGCTGCTTTACGCGTTCATGTTCCACTACTACGGGCATCCGCGCACCACTCTGCGGCTCGTCGCCGGCGAGGAGCACAGTGCCGGGGGAGGGGACCCATGGTGA